From one Paenibacillus sp. FSL K6-1330 genomic stretch:
- a CDS encoding polysaccharide deacetylase family protein — MRGIITRADDYASSRSANLAITRTVEAGFIKNVSIMAPGPYLTEAAQLLAHRKDICFGFHMTLNAEWDNVRWGPVAAKEQVPSLVDRAGYFYQDPILFQDHPPSLQEILVECEAQLNKLTAAGFNISYVDSHMLPERFIPGLQEELDRWIEAKGLINHRDYYNFFPGGVPDGVESFERVLGGLTEDQYFFLSHPALYSKEMVQCGNAQVDGEELARGRDQEASFLAREDLNEISERLGFRAIRYDEAVPLPGV; from the coding sequence ATGAGGGGAATCATTACGAGAGCCGACGATTATGCTTCCAGCCGTTCCGCCAATCTAGCGATTACCCGGACGGTAGAGGCCGGGTTCATCAAAAATGTGTCCATCATGGCGCCCGGCCCTTATCTTACCGAGGCCGCGCAGCTGTTGGCGCATCGCAAGGACATCTGCTTCGGTTTCCATATGACGCTGAACGCGGAATGGGATAACGTACGCTGGGGACCTGTTGCCGCGAAGGAACAGGTTCCTTCGCTTGTCGATCGGGCCGGATATTTCTATCAGGACCCGATCCTGTTTCAGGATCATCCGCCTTCGCTGCAGGAGATCCTTGTAGAGTGCGAAGCGCAGCTTAATAAACTGACCGCAGCAGGCTTCAATATTTCTTATGTCGATTCTCATATGCTGCCGGAGCGCTTCATACCCGGGCTGCAAGAAGAGCTGGACCGCTGGATTGAAGCGAAGGGGCTAATCAACCATCGCGATTACTATAACTTTTTCCCGGGCGGCGTTCCGGACGGGGTCGAGTCGTTTGAAAGGGTGCTTGGCGGCCTGACGGAAGACCAGTACTTCTTCCTGTCCCATCCAGCCCTATATTCGAAGGAAATGGTGCAGTGCGGCAATGCTCAAGTGGATGGGGAAGAGCTGGCGCGCGGACGCGATCAGGAGGCTTCTTTTCTTGCACGGGAGGACTTAAATGAGATTAGTGAGCGACTGGGTTTCCGCGCTATACGTTATGATGAAGCGGTACCATTACCTGGTGTATAA
- a CDS encoding serine hydrolase: MKMVQLLPRSTPENQGISSQSIERFIRSIQEKELELHSFMLVRRGHVVAESWWKPYDADKPHILFSLSKSFTSTAIGLLVQEGRITLEDRVIDFFPEYTPEDPSPNLSAMTIRDLLIMGTGHAEEPAMQSDIWVADFLKQAVEHEPGTHFVYNSAATYMLSAILQKVTGITLLDYLQPRLFEPLGIYGATWESCPQGINTGGWGLKLKTEDIAKFGQLYLQKGVWEGQRLIPEAWIEEATSKQISNGPADSSSDWTEGYGYQFWMCRHGAYRGDGAFGQFCVVFPEQDAVIAITSGLGDMQAVLNEIWEHLQPAMGSDALPVDTGAEASLTRMLQELKLDPPIEEAVSPIEKDVSGIVYDLEENEEKLRSFSVRFEEDGAVMELEGEHSINLVVCGRNEWKSGTTKLMMTADNEYAASMTWKDDRTLKLTIRLTETPFYSTTECSFGEEGIHLAYWMNQSFEGKVVREIKGKVKA, translated from the coding sequence ATGAAGATGGTTCAATTATTGCCAAGAAGCACCCCCGAAAATCAAGGAATCTCATCGCAGTCTATCGAACGCTTTATCCGATCGATTCAGGAAAAGGAGCTGGAACTCCACAGCTTCATGCTGGTACGGCGTGGACATGTCGTAGCGGAAAGCTGGTGGAAGCCGTATGATGCGGACAAACCGCATATACTGTTCTCGCTAAGCAAGAGCTTTACCTCTACCGCGATTGGACTTTTGGTCCAGGAAGGCCGGATTACGCTGGAGGATCGGGTGATCGACTTCTTTCCGGAATACACTCCTGAAGATCCCTCGCCGAATCTGTCCGCGATGACGATTCGCGATTTGTTGATTATGGGAACGGGGCACGCCGAGGAGCCTGCCATGCAGTCCGATATTTGGGTGGCCGATTTTCTTAAACAAGCGGTTGAGCATGAACCCGGGACCCACTTTGTATATAACAGCGCAGCGACTTACATGCTCTCGGCCATTCTGCAGAAGGTCACTGGCATCACGCTGCTGGATTATTTGCAGCCCCGTCTGTTTGAGCCACTCGGCATTTATGGTGCAACATGGGAAAGCTGTCCGCAGGGGATCAACACCGGCGGATGGGGACTTAAGCTGAAGACTGAGGACATTGCCAAATTCGGTCAGCTCTATCTTCAGAAGGGGGTATGGGAAGGCCAGCGTCTGATCCCGGAAGCGTGGATTGAAGAGGCAACCTCCAAGCAGATATCCAACGGACCTGCGGATTCCTCTTCGGATTGGACTGAAGGGTACGGATATCAATTCTGGATGTGCCGCCACGGTGCCTACCGCGGCGACGGTGCCTTTGGACAATTCTGCGTCGTGTTCCCGGAACAGGATGCGGTGATTGCGATTACCTCCGGCCTTGGAGACATGCAGGCCGTGCTGAATGAGATATGGGAGCATCTGCAGCCAGCGATGGGATCTGATGCGCTGCCGGTCGACACCGGAGCGGAGGCTTCTCTTACTAGAATGCTGCAAGAGCTTAAGCTGGATCCGCCAATCGAAGAGGCGGTATCCCCAATCGAGAAGGACGTCTCCGGGATCGTCTATGATCTCGAGGAGAATGAGGAGAAGCTGCGTTCATTCTCCGTTCGATTTGAAGAAGATGGCGCGGTCATGGAGCTTGAGGGGGAACACAGCATCAATTTGGTTGTCTGTGGTCGTAACGAGTGGAAGTCGGGAACCACGAAGCTAATGATGACGGCGGATAACGAATATGCTGCCTCCATGACCTGGAAGGATGACCGGACGTTGAAGCTGACCATCCGACTGACGGAGACGCCATTCTACTCAACTACGGAATGCTCCTTCGGTGAGGAAGGCATTCATCTTGCGTACTGGATGAATCAATCGTTCGAGGGCAAGGTGGTCCGGGAGATTAAGGGCAAGGTTAAGGCATAG
- the pruA gene encoding L-glutamate gamma-semialdehyde dehydrogenase: protein MRVPFRNEPFLDFKNELNNKLYDAALSAVEAELGKTYPLVIGGAQIHTERTLKSVNPSRKRQVIGIVSQADTELAEQAIQTAARTFETWKHTAPSERARYLYKAAAIMRRRKFEFSALMTLEAGKTRAEADADTAEAIDFMEFYAREMQRLSAPQPLTVHEEEENHLYYIPLGVGIVIPPWNFPLAIMAGMTTAAIVSGNTVVLKPASTTPVIAAKFVELLEEVSLPPGVVNFLPGPGQEVGDYLVDHPLTRFISFTGSRDVGLRIQERAAKTQPGQQWIKRVIAEMGGKDAIIVDSEADLDLAADAITASAFGFSGQKCSACSRAIVHEDVYDTVLQKVIDRSKKLVIGSPLHAAAQVGPVIDDKAYRKILDYIEIGKGEGTLVLGGFPGDPEGYFIQPTIFADVASTARISQEEIFGPVVAFTKAASFDEAIQFANNTDYGLTGAVISNNRAHLEQARRDFHVGNLYLNRKCTGALVGTHPFGGFNMSGTDSKAGGRDYLLLFTQAKAVSERF, encoded by the coding sequence ATGCGAGTACCTTTTCGGAATGAACCATTTCTGGACTTCAAGAACGAGTTGAACAACAAGTTATACGATGCTGCGCTATCCGCGGTCGAAGCCGAACTCGGCAAGACGTACCCTCTGGTTATCGGCGGTGCCCAAATCCATACGGAGCGTACCCTAAAGTCGGTCAATCCGTCCCGTAAACGTCAGGTCATCGGCATTGTATCCCAAGCCGATACCGAACTTGCGGAACAAGCCATTCAGACAGCCGCACGGACTTTTGAGACGTGGAAACACACCGCGCCGAGCGAACGGGCACGATATTTGTACAAGGCTGCAGCAATCATGCGGCGACGCAAGTTTGAATTCTCCGCACTGATGACGCTGGAAGCTGGAAAAACGCGTGCCGAAGCGGATGCGGATACGGCCGAAGCGATCGATTTCATGGAATTCTATGCACGCGAAATGCAGCGTCTGAGCGCGCCCCAGCCGCTAACAGTTCATGAGGAGGAAGAAAATCATCTCTATTACATTCCACTCGGCGTCGGCATCGTCATTCCGCCGTGGAACTTTCCACTCGCGATTATGGCAGGCATGACCACGGCGGCCATCGTCTCGGGCAACACCGTTGTGCTGAAACCGGCGAGCACCACGCCGGTCATTGCCGCCAAATTCGTGGAGCTACTGGAAGAAGTCAGCCTGCCTCCGGGCGTTGTTAACTTCCTGCCGGGACCGGGCCAGGAAGTGGGCGACTATCTGGTGGATCATCCGCTGACCAGGTTCATCAGCTTTACGGGATCCCGCGACGTTGGACTGCGGATTCAGGAACGCGCGGCCAAGACACAGCCCGGACAACAATGGATCAAACGCGTCATCGCCGAAATGGGCGGAAAAGACGCCATTATCGTAGACAGTGAGGCCGATCTGGACCTCGCGGCAGACGCGATCACCGCCTCCGCATTCGGTTTCTCCGGCCAGAAATGCTCCGCCTGCTCCAGGGCCATCGTGCATGAGGACGTCTATGATACCGTGCTGCAGAAGGTTATCGACCGTTCCAAGAAACTGGTTATCGGCAGTCCGTTACACGCCGCGGCGCAGGTAGGGCCCGTCATCGACGATAAGGCCTATCGTAAAATTCTGGACTATATCGAAATCGGAAAAGGCGAAGGCACGCTGGTTCTCGGCGGATTTCCGGGCGATCCGGAGGGGTATTTCATCCAGCCGACGATCTTCGCGGACGTGGCCAGCACCGCCCGTATTTCCCAAGAGGAGATCTTCGGCCCGGTGGTGGCCTTCACGAAGGCCGCCTCCTTCGACGAAGCGATCCAATTCGCCAACAACACCGACTACGGGCTGACCGGCGCGGTGATCTCGAACAACCGCGCCCACCTGGAGCAGGCGCGGCGCGATTTCCATGTTGGCAACTTGTATTTGAACCGGAAATGCACCGGTGCCTTAGTGGGCACCCACCCATTCGGCGGCTTCAATATGTCCGGGACCGATTCCAAAGCCGGCGGGCGCGATTACCTGCTCCTGTTCACACAGGCGAAGGCGGTGTCAGAGCGATTCTGA
- a CDS encoding proline dehydrogenase family protein, which translates to MDGTELYRKVILTVSGNKFVKWLSIKYGRKLAGRFIAGDTLDEALDEIERLNEKGILVTLDHLGEGITTLDEAAGYREEYLKLVEGIAKRGVKSNVSLKPTQMGMALDPEKAYENIKLVAKKAKEHRNFVRLDMEDSPYTQATIDMTLRLHKEGLTNVGTVMQAYLFRTEEDVKNLINAGVNLRLVKGAYKEPGTIAFQQKREVIDNYKKLIKMHFDQGAYVAIASHDDNIIDWVKVFAEQSHIDKQEFEFQMLYGLRMNDQAALAQDGYRIRCYMPYGTMWYPYFTRRLAEKPANLMMVLKNMFK; encoded by the coding sequence ATGGACGGAACCGAACTTTACCGTAAAGTGATCCTGACGGTGTCCGGTAATAAATTCGTGAAGTGGTTGTCGATCAAGTATGGCCGAAAACTGGCGGGCAGATTCATAGCCGGCGATACCTTGGACGAGGCGCTGGATGAAATTGAGAGGCTGAATGAGAAGGGCATTCTCGTCACGCTCGATCATTTGGGGGAGGGTATCACGACGCTGGACGAAGCGGCCGGGTACCGGGAGGAGTATTTGAAGCTTGTAGAAGGGATTGCCAAGCGGGGAGTGAAATCGAACGTTTCGCTGAAGCCGACGCAGATGGGCATGGCACTGGACCCCGAGAAGGCTTACGAGAATATCAAGCTGGTGGCGAAAAAGGCGAAAGAGCACCGCAACTTCGTTCGTCTGGATATGGAGGATTCGCCGTATACCCAGGCGACGATAGACATGACGCTGCGGCTCCATAAGGAGGGGCTGACCAATGTGGGGACCGTGATGCAGGCCTACTTGTTCCGTACGGAGGAGGACGTCAAGAATTTAATCAATGCCGGTGTTAATCTGCGGCTCGTGAAGGGGGCGTACAAAGAGCCGGGAACCATCGCTTTTCAGCAGAAGCGGGAGGTCATTGACAACTATAAGAAATTGATCAAAATGCATTTTGATCAGGGTGCCTACGTTGCGATTGCTTCGCATGATGACAACATCATCGACTGGGTGAAGGTGTTTGCCGAGCAGAGTCACATAGACAAACAGGAATTTGAGTTTCAGATGCTGTACGGGCTACGGATGAACGATCAGGCAGCGCTTGCACAGGACGGCTACCGCATTCGGTGTTATATGCCCTACGGAACGATGTGGTACCCGTATTTTACGCGGCGGCTGGCGGAGAAGCCAGCCAACCTGATGATGGTGCTCAAAAATATGTTCAAGTGA